The genomic interval GTTCCCAGGTTGAAAAACTGGATGGGATGGTTATGTTTTAGGTGAGATTTTAGGTTTAAGTTGTGTTGCCTCTTTTCGTTGCCactgtttttaaacaaagtCAGCATACCATTAATTGGTTCTCCTCTCTAATTCGGCTTAAAGCCAAAATGTTCCCACATCGGAGCTGAAGATTGCGGCTTTGAAACAAAGTCCCTTGGGACTAGCCCCGCCTCCACCTCAGACACAGAGAGCAGACGGGATGACAAAGGTAGCGCGATTGACTAACATTTTGGTGACATTCgatttttatgtaaaaattaatataatcattattttcaattttcaataaaaatgatcaaTCTCAGTATATCGAGCTACTTTCCATATATCGTGCGATAAGTCGATATATTGACTATCACGACAGGCCTACTCACAACCATCCAACTGGTAGTCCAATCTCTTAACCACTTAACCACTCAACTTTGTGGCTCCTGAGTTCATGAAGAACATGATTTCATGAAGAAATCGCAAGTTTGAATCTTTATGATGTCACAGGACCCGAGAGAGCAAAGTTGCCCGTGTTCTCTTGGGTTAGTGGGATGGCGTTACCCTTttacctgtcaatcacagtgacactagcaaATCAGAGGCATCTGTAAGATCATGTATGAGGAATAGGGCAGATAGATAGTGCTTTCCATTGAGTGGGTTATGCTGAGGATACCTGAggaacctagaggaaaccctaACAAGCAAAGAGAACACATAAAAAGAAAtaccacacaaacagtaacccgagctGAGAATTAAAACACTGCAGTACCAAACAAACAATATTTCTGCATTATGGTTATTTCACACCATCAGAGTTTTGTCCTTTTAAAAACCATAGTGATTGCCTCACAGAATGTTGTAGACTGTATTTAATGAATATATCATGGTTCTATGTCATGAAGTATTGGTGACATTCTTTCCATAATGCTTCTTTTCCAGCCTGGTAAGTACACCACACCCACAGACCGTAAAAGATTACATCCTAAGTATGATTCCTCCACAGAGTACACTACAAGTGTGTCAACTTCTTATAATTTCTAAAATAACTATCACAAAGGGGTTGGGGATTGCAAGAATTTGGGGCCTTTAAAATGGGGTCACTACTCAAAAAAGTTGAGACTAAGTTATTTGATCTAATGTAATGACAGGAACATGCTGAGTTCCATTAGAAATCTGAGAGGTGTTGGCCTACAGTTTCTCTCACCAGGTTTTTAACATGGCTGACACTGATTCTGTGAACTCACCTAAAAATAATCATGTTTACACATCACCAtcagctgctgctactactactactactactattactattactacttctactactactactactactattactactgctattacaattaccattactactactactactactgctattactattactaatactactactattactactactactactactaataataataataataatttgaaagtGTTATTTTCCACCAAAGATgatgaaattaattaaataacctGCAGGGCGTTTAACCTATCCCTTTATGTCATGTTGATGTCTAGTGATTAGATCAGTCTTGACCCTTagacacactctctaacactaTCTCTTCTTTGTGGTGGCAGTAAACTGAATTAGTTGTCAAGTATTAACACAGTCATCTGTACATGTGCACATAGCATTTAAGTACTGCTAAGAatgtattcaaataaatatagatAGGAGCATTGATTATGGTCACAATATTACTATATGGTGAAATATTACTATACTCCATGTATCATTTAACATTAAGTGACTGTTAAGTGTCCTGTGGTTCCTAAAATTCACACAGAGCTGGATGGGAACTCTGCAAGAACCAGAAAACACtttctttgattaaaaaaaaaaagtacattaagtaatttaatgaaaaaaatatatattttgttctaGATTGGTGTTGGTGATGAGCATGCCGATATAATTGACCTATGATACCTGCCTTGTGTACTTTCTGTGACACATGTAATTGTGTAATAAGTGATTTATTGTACAGTTCATAAAAGTCGCTTATTTGAGCTTGATTTTAACTGGAGGAAAAATAAGCTAATTTTCATCTGTTTTAGGTAAAGTGGGACAGGTGGGAATTAAAACTGAAGGctagaataaaaaatatacatatatatatatatacagatcaCCTGCACAAGATAAGGGACAAACAATATCATATGATGACGTGTGCATTAGACGTGTAAAGCAATGccattatctgtatctgtatttgtttagtgctccaaatatccgtaTCGGTGTCTGTATCCAGATTTGACCTGGAAGTGACAGTGGTCATGCCTAGAATTCTTTTTTAATGTGAGTCCTACCACTATGCCTCATTGGAATACATTAAAACCATAAACCAGCTCGGGGAATAAATCTTTCTTAAATTCTCAAAATGTAGTAACAAATAGCAATTTAAagaatgtaaatgtattcaaTATCTGAACTTCTACAGTTCCTCAGCAacatcactcgagttcataaTCAAGGTTAACCAGATGACCTGTGGAGCTTTCTGGAAAACTTTCTGTCTAACATGATTGAGTAAGATATGGAACTATGTTTCAAAACATCAGTGTCTTTTCCAAATCAAGGATCTGTTGTTTATTGACGACAACATTACTCACCTAATAATATTTGATCAGATTTAGTTTCGTTTTTTGGGTTTGAGGCattccagaaagatcagaaagGTTCACTGGAACCTCTGTGAGAATTTGCTATGAAGCTGGGACATACTTACAGTACTGCTGCTCATCAAAATGGGGTCCTTTAAGCaacatttcataataataatcatatgatTTTCTGGGAGGAGCTTCTGTTAGTAATGATGGACAGCGATAATTTAAgaacaattaaacaaaacataaatatatataaatatatcttatAAATGTGAATTGTGTACAGAAATATgatagattattattttttttttatttttttttacttcagtaaGGCAGTGTTTAGGTCAGGCTACTAGAGCAAATCACTGATGatagacaacaacaacaaacaaacaaacaaacaaacaaacaaacagcgtgtctcctattcatatctgtatttgtatctgtttagaatacATTGTCTGTTTATTCAGAATTacgtattcatattcagttatatCTCTAAAGTAATTATCAGACATCCAGGCTTCAGATCATACTAAAAGTCCTGATAATGAATTCTTTTTATGATATTTTATAACTATTTTAGTCAGGATTTGAAAAAACAAAGATAtcttcaaaaataatgcaattaaacattttctaaaaacaataacaacagaaaACAGAGTCAATATTTggcatattattatatttgataaACCTTTGTCTTTAAAATGCATCAGTAGTCCCAGGTACatttagtgcagttttataaggaaattgaGAGGTAcattttactgagcatcttggaaAATCTGCCACAGTCCTTCTTCTGGAGACTTGTTTCTGTAAATCCTGACAGCCTGCATGAATAATTTTGTCAGGAGTAGTCTATTACATAATACGCTACCTTCATttctgacatacaaacatgtttgtgtggCATTTCATTTTTGGTTGGATATATAAATAAGGTTTGggtatataaaatgttatttactggCACAATAATGCAAAAGTAATCAAATGAAACATTAAAGACGAAATTagtctaagacttttgcacagtactgtacatttaacCTAAAGTACATAAGAAATCCTAGTACAGTACAAtgcagagagaaaataaaagtcaGCTTAAATCTACAAGAAATCATTTCTCTTTATTGTGTAATAAGAAGGATTGGGTGGatttataaaaacagaaaatccTGTCATTCACAGTGGGATTTATAAGATTTGTTCTTCGATAATAATATTAAGATTAAGCCATGCAAAGctacaataaaatacagtaataaaGGACGGTGTCGTGCTGTGAGCTAATGACAAAGTTCATTCCAGTCCTAGCAGGGGTCACAGAAGCCTCCGGTTCAAGGTAGGAAGCATTTTATCCCTCTGTTCACAAATCAGCTGAACCTGAACCAGAGTCACATGATGGAAAGCTGACTGTAGACGACAGGTTTAGTCCTATTATCTCTGTAGAAGAGAATTCTGCTCCGATGAACATCATGATGGTAAACAAGCTCAGATTTCTAAACACCACCACAAACCATGGCTATGAAGTGGAGAGATAAGTGGGCTGAACTTCtaatcattacacacacacacacacacacacacacacacacaccatcatgcAAACATGGTTACAGATAAAAGATTAACATTTACAGGAGCAATTACACTAAACATCTTTACTGCATTTACTATAAAATGAGAGATAACCTGTAGAACAACTCGACTTTTATTACTGTAAACAGCTGCACAAAGCATTGTCATGTACATAATGAAGACGAATATAGGAATGGAATTTAGGTTATAGGAAGTGGGGAAACCTTACATATATAGTGTCACTGCATTTTCTGTTCTTATAAGGAGCTCTCAATATTAACAATGGGAGGGTTACTCATGAAAGTGTGCTTAAAACAAGTTTTCAGTATATCTGTTCcgacttttaaaaatgtgtgtgcgtgtgtgtgtgtgtgtgtgtgtatatatatatatcatttttttttttttttttaccaaatatactgtaatttccttcatttgttAGCGTTTGTATGAAAAAGACatcaaaataaatcttttctGAAATTGATACATGATATAGAAAGTCTTAAAGCTAGCAAAATTTCCATATGAAGCAGTGTAACGTGTATTGCATCATCAATATTATTATCACCATTTGGCCATGCCATAAGTAAGAGTACATTTCCATCAAAGTGTAATACATGACCTTAGCTCTGTTGGCTGTTCACATAAACCTTGTGCTCCTCACCTAATTAAGTGAGAGATAAGTGAGAGATAAAACACTATGgtgtgcttttatagaaaaataatcagcagtaGAGTGGTATGATGAGCAGTCCGTGACTATTGTGGTCAAAAATGCttgagtttttgtgcttttttttgttgcagaaaaccactacgaaattgttttgctcagtctttcgcagtggtgtttgttggtaaatgagacgttTTCATTGTTTGgtgcacatgaatcgaagggggatttggctgaatgcgcattgttatgacgtcacatgatgtgtcttggtccaaatctgcagaaaatctgcggtaattttgaaaaattgcaagctcctctgaatattgctgagtttgcttgattttgtgttcatttttgctatcgcaaaatcctggaaggactggaTGAGGCTCTATACTACGCGGATTCACTCTTCCCATCACaaaagtcgattattttccaattacagcaagtcacaaaattctttattcctcttacaccgtAGTAATTGACCAACGATGACCattgttaatttattaaaaggatgacacagaatacattttatctgtttatagttacatttactgttatggaacatccatgaatCGACGTACTTACTGTTAACACTTATGTGAGAGCAGGTACAAACAGTCATTTCTTTAtgagcctctctctctcttttttctgtctttctctctctcttagagTTATgttaaaaagcactgacactggagtctccttctctaaatggtaaataaacTGGAAAACTTCACCAACAATTGTACAAACCTGTGACTTGGCCTGCAGCTAGAATTACTGCGTGAGCTGCTGTagattaacaccttctgaccaatcagattagagaattcagcagcattgTGGTGTGGTATAATACACTTTCATTCAATGCTTATTCGAAACGCATCCTTTAAAAGACATCCTTTTCACAATGCTCTGTTCACTGTACACTGTCAAACACAATTAGTCCAGCATGCTTTGTGTATTTTCATTTAACCCGTTACTATATTTTGGGTCAACCAACATCATTCATAGGAAAGAACGTAGAGGATGTTTTAGTCCTGTTAAACTAAGCACCTCTGCACACAACTGTAAAGGCACATCCTACAATTTTGCAACACAGTAGCAGCCCTGAAAGTGCTAAAAGCCTCACTTGTCAACTTcatagacaaaacaaaatgctcAAAGAAATGGATTAATAACATAAATCGGATGCAAGAAATGCTGAATTTCCTTAGTGTGCATTGCATATCTAATTCATAATCCTGTTTAGTGTATattagtgtatatagtgtataggaTAAACCATGAACAGAAGTGGGAGCTGTTGAAAGGTAAAGAGCACATCTGATATCTAATGGCATAGAACCATGCGACAGGGTGGagtgaaatctgattggttgggaAGTGTAAggtaaacatgttaaaacagCACTACATTCCATGGTTTTGAATTGACTCCGAGGAGACTAGATGGCACAGATTATTTCCTAAATGTCCAGAAATCTACATTACAGCTTGTCCTCTAGCTTTAATGCTAAGTTATCTGTCCCTTTTCTCACACTATTAGTGTCCAGAGCAGCAGTTCTGAGGTTTGTGTCTCCTCGGTTTTTCTCCTCAGTCCCTTCTGCGCCGTGTTTGCTAGATTTAGATTGATGTGTTTGGCTGTAGGCCAGGAAGAGCAGCCCACTTATAATGAGCAAAACAGAAGAGCCAATTCCTGTTGTGATGCCCAGGCCAAGCTCCTGTTTATACGGTGCCGGAGGTAGAAGAAACTCTGGCGGGAAATCGATTGTACGATTCTCCAGCACTGACCTCGTGTTCCAACAAACAGGAATTAGCGAGCACGTCGAGGTGAGGAAATTCAAAGCACCTGCCGAGGAGAAGAAAAGTCTGACGTGCCCGCCATCGATGTTGAAGTAGACAAGTCTCACGGCGTATCCTGCAACCAGGTTTGCAGCGATTCCCACAGGGATGGCCATCATACACAGCACCTGTGCCGTAGCAATCTCTGGAGGAACGAACGAGTCTCTGATGTTTATCCTTCGGCAAAACTTAGCCGTTTCGAGGACGTTGCTATAAAAACAAGCCCTCCAGGTGCCGATCCAGGCCATGCCAGAGGTGATGATAGACTTGTCGTCTACATACCACACTCTCCAGTCATCCACTCCACTTGTGGCAACTGTCAGGATGAATCCTACTACTGACAGCACCAAACCAAAGAACTGCCAGTGGGCCGTGTGGACCAGGTAGCTCATCGTTTAGGTACATAGACCAGAACTCAGTCAGTGATATCTGTAAACGTTGCTGCATGAAGCCTTCCGGAACATTCTGCCATTAAGCTACCTATGAACAAAATATCAGTGTCACTGTCAAACAAAACAGAGTGCTACACTTACAGTAAGTGGTAGAGGTTGAAGAAAACTGGCTCTTAAAGGAAGACTTCAGCCACAAATCTACTGAATATTGAAATATGTGTGAAATGCTTAGCGATTCTGGTGCAAATTTGTTACTCGGTGCTGTATTTCCGTGAGAAGAGAgcggtgacacacacacattgttagtGCTGTTACAATGgagtttaataggagaaaaaaaatgtcaacaatcTCAAATATAAAGGATAATGGTtggcttttaaaaacaaaagagcaaaagcTTGTTTTCTCGATTAAAAATTTCGTTAgtcgaatggcattgtgggtaacgtaGGGTAAAGTAAAAATACACCAGAGTGTTTAAATGCGAAAGAGGTTTATATGAAAAAGTCAGCCCATGTTtcgttataaaataaatcttggacatGACTGAAGATCACATGCtaattataaaaattaatatGCAAAGTGTTcaaggtggatttttcctttaagaacAA from Ictalurus furcatus strain D&B chromosome 11, Billie_1.0, whole genome shotgun sequence carries:
- the cldn34a gene encoding claudin-34 — protein: MSYLVHTAHWQFFGLVLSVVGFILTVATSGVDDWRVWYVDDKSIITSGMAWIGTWRACFYSNVLETAKFCRRINIRDSFVPPEIATAQVLCMMAIPVGIAANLVAGYAVRLVYFNIDGGHVRLFFSSAGALNFLTSTCSLIPVCWNTRSVLENRTIDFPPEFLLPPAPYKQELGLGITTGIGSSVLLIISGLLFLAYSQTHQSKSSKHGAEGTEEKNRGDTNLRTAALDTNSVRKGTDNLALKLEDKL